In the genome of Onychostoma macrolepis isolate SWU-2019 chromosome 10, ASM1243209v1, whole genome shotgun sequence, the window ttttttttaaataatgtctaagttaatacttgttcaaaacaatcactttagcaaagtttgtactattttctgcttatttaagaaaaatttgaaaaaagaatttatttttgttcaataaatatactgtcattaaaatatgttaatataaaaaatatattttaaaatacagaaacaaaatcattttaataagtaaagattctgaaagcattgaaggagatccaataataattgaatatatatttacagtagtaacaaatacatattttattatatgataagattaatatcatgtttttaaatatgatggtttcattctaaacatggtgattatctctaatatggacacccaacataatatatgatatttaccatctgaatctaaccatgtcatgtcaacaaatggaaaagtcagccatctattaattatcatgttaattactgtgtgcCTTTAgatttttaccccaaataccatacttttacatgtTCTTtcgttttttaaaaactgttgctttaattatcttaaacaaaactgaaaaccaTAAAGAAGACAAATATATGCATAATTTtagtgattctcatttgctacttaaatctacaacatttaaaaacataaaatattggatgaagtaagcacagaatcaactttgcaccaaagatcagacaaatatacacgtgcatcttgaaaagcggatgttttggaaagtgctacgccacgcttttgtgccatctagtggtctagaggaaaataatatcaaaggcgccttttacCCCGGTGCGCCTTTAGCCCTGTTGCACcctatataaaaaatgttaatacttttgtataatttctttattcatttatataaataacatcATGACATGCAATCATAACATAATTTTATACAGTTTATATAACTGTAATGTTtgtctaaaaataaattaaatcaaatgccTGTGTATTGTTTTTCCCCCACAAAACACaaatcacaaaaacacataaaccaCAGGAAAAATGATATTGTCTACTACATAATCTGTAACCtgtcctaaaataaaatctaaaattaagcTTGGCTAATTATCTGTCTAAGATCAGTCTAATGTAATAACAATATAAAGGCCACAGATGCGTAAGCTGCTGTACCTGATGAATTTGACAGCGAGGCCGAGGTCAGCGATGCAGCAGGTGCCGTTCTTCTTCACCAGGATGTTTTTGCTCTTCAGGTCTCGGTGAGCGATGGCCGGCTTGCCCTGTGTGCCGAAGATCTCGGTGTGCAGGTGGCAGAGGCCGGAGACGGCGGAGTACGCCAGCCGCAGCAGCGCTTTGGTGTCCAGTGTGGTGGATTTGAGGTAATCGTACAGCGAGCCGTTCTCATGATAGTCCGTGATCAGATACAGCTGCGTCCACGAGCCCGTGCCCTTGATATCCGCCGCGATGAAACCTGACGAGAACATGGGAAACGGAcagatctgaccaatcagaactaGTGGTCAACCGATATATCGGCTGATATTTGCCCATTTTTGGAATTTCTGAActgatctgaccaatcagaactaGTCCTCAACCGTTATATTGGCCCTTTTTTTTCAGAtctgatctgaccaatcagaactaGTGGTCAACCAATATATCGGccgatatttggcattttttaATCTGGATCTGATCTGACTATTCATAACTACTGAGCAACCGATATGTTGACCaatatttgccttttttttttacaacagtagTTGTCAAAAATTGTTGCACTTTCTTTACTTGttgataaaaacacattttcacttTTCAGAATCAAGAAGATTCCATTTAAATAAAtctctttattttaaatattaatttttttattaatttcaaattCTTTATCATAGTTATTTACACtttaatttagaaaatattatattattcaataaatatttaatttcatttatgctttttttttttttatatcagccATCGGCCACACTGCTTTCTAAGATATCGGCATTGGTCATTGAAAAATCCATATCGGTTTTCCACTAATCAGGAGCTTCCTTACCCAGGATGTTCTCATGTCTCATCAGGACAGTCTGGTAGATCTCGGTCTCTCTGAACCAGCTGGCCTCTTCTGTGGTGAAGAAGACCTTGACGGCGACCCGTTCGCCCCTCCAGCGGCCCATCCACACCTCGCCGTAACGGCCCTTCCCGATCTGCTTCACCATCTGGATCTGTTTGGCGATGGTTCGCTGCACCTGCAGAGGAGATAATGGGATGCATTAACACGAAACCACAGCGTCTGATGTGACGTGTTACTAGATCAGCAAAACTTCAGCAAGAGTACAAACATTTACTACTACAGCTACTTGTACATTTTCACTTCCACGTGTTGTTTGTGGGTGTTCTATGAGGagtccaaaattaacactccAAATGAGAGTCAAAATTGAGTTTGGTGAGTCATTAAAACATATCTGTTAGCTGGCATTTAATGATCTGAACTGATTACTTTAACCTCAGCAGAAACATTACCATCAGTAATTTATCTTGGATGGTTCAAGGTGTCTTCAGATTCAATTTTAAGTATGccttttcataaatatttttaatatacagtaaaatattttactaaaatcaataaatatatactaacatatatatatatatatatatatatatatatatatatattaacataaatatataaaaactatatatttatacttataaattaaactgaaaacacacaaaaatacattaaaattatgGGAAAACATGGCTTAagtattacagtaaaaaaaacagtaaatagacagtataatacagtaaaaaaaattttaagtgtgtatatgtatattatttttagtaaaatattttactgccatttatgaaaaaattaaaCTGGTATttatacagatttatttataatctgcatgattttcagtttcatttttaaattatatgattatatttgtCTAAGATAtatcatcaataataataataataaaagttgtaGATAATCAAAATGGACAATCAGTCTTTTTGTTCTCAAATTATAATTTCTATACTGCTgattaaaaatgttgataactaACTTGTAATACCAGTCTAAAGCAACTGACCTCTGTTGATTATCAATGATATGATcacataataattttaaatgattccACTGTTACAGAGACTAAACACATCtgaatcaaaataattttaattaagctATGTAAAAGAGAATGGAGTTCCATTGTTTGTGTGGAAGGTTAAGACTGGACTGATGTCGTGATGTGAGTTTCTGACCAGCAGAGGGAGTCCCGATCCGCTGCCGGAGCTCTGAGACTGTTCGATCAGATCCTTCAGAGATTCTCCAGCGGGAATGAAGGTCTCGTCCTGCTCCAGACCCATGCTGTAGCGCGCCCGCATCCCCTGACGCTGATATCTGACACACATCAAACATCAGACATTAATTCAAGTGACTGATTCTTGTAAAGAAGACTGCTGAGAGTGACGAGGATGAGGAGGATGCTGATGTACCTGCGGTAGCAGTATATGATGCTGGCAACCAGCAAGATGAAGCAGACGCCCATTGAGGAAGACAGAGCTATGTGATGAATTCTGCTGTCGTGATCTGAGAGACAAAACACTTCAgtcaagagtgtgtgtgtgtgtgtgtgtgtgtgtgtgtgtgtgtgtgtgtgagagagagcatAGCATACACAAAAGCTTCATCTGTGGTTTATCTAGTTCGTCATGGCTAGTTCTAATGCTGAGAGTGATGTACTGAAACTACTCTTAAAGCAATAGCAGCATGTTTTTCACAGTAAAATGCACAATATTTTGAGGAAAATCATGTTTGAAACGTGTTTCTCGTTCTGTCGTTCTGTTCTCAGGTCAGTGTGTGTTCAGCAGGGAAACTGAGTCATAATCGATCATCATCTTCCTGCAGCACTGCGCTCCAGTTTCTGATGGACGACACCGGTGAGAGCCCAACGCAGGATGCTGCTCGCTGGGACTCTAactttacacaaacacacacacatacacccatgcgcgcgcgcacacacacacacacacacaaacaccgtattttctatcgccctacaccaaccctgcagctaaacctaccccttacaggaaacttttcaagcttttgaaatatggggacatggggaaatgtcctcatgtgtcacaaaaacacggacacacatgcacacacactcacacatgtgcgcgcacacacacacgtgcacacacacacacaaaaacacacacacacacgctctctctctgAGGTCTGAGGTGTCACAGACAGACAGCTATCAGGAAACTTGAAGCGTTCCCGTGAGATGGTGTGTCATTTTCATTAGAGCGGTAGGGAACACACTCCCACTGCAGCGCAATCCCAGCAGCCCCTGCAGCCCAAAAGCTGCGGTTTGTAACAGTTTAACCTGTCAGAAACCATCAGCccagagactgtgtgtgtgtgtgtgtgtgtgggtgtgtgggtGTGAGACGAATTCTGATCATGTAATATCAGCAAGAAGAATTGTTTTACAGAGAaatgtgtatgtatacatacaaTTTATCATGTATATTTGTCTAAAAATTCAATTTAAGATTTCAAATCATGAGATTATCAGAAACATCTCAGTCTCAGTCAAGCATGTGACTGGTCGTGTCGTGTAAATTTTGGGCCGTCTGTGTGTTGTTATGTTTGGTGTAGTTTTATGAATGCTGCTGTGTCTCACCGGGTCTCTTGAGCGGAGGCAGCGTCGGATGGAGGTCTCGGTTACAGAAATCCTGATCTGTGCAGCATTCCAGGATCCTCCTCAGTCGAGCATTCCCAGTGTCCTGATGTGAAGAGAGCAGGTGTCCATatcagacaggcagacagacagaggcAGACAGGCagaaatagacagacagacacagacagacagacagactaaCCTGACTAACTCTACTAACACTAACCAGTCTCAGACCAGCACTGCTTCTCacccaaacatcaaaataaatcaaattatcaaacaatctaaaaatatatatctggaACATTGGGATCAAGAGACTAAAACACAAAGTAAATTACAACTATATCGGACCATAAAATCAAATTATGAATTGGAAGATTATCTCCAGAGTGTCAGAGACACAAAGCAGAGACGGATCCTGACCAAGTACAGGCTCAGTGAGCACAGACTAGCCATCGAGACCGGCAGACACAGAAAGAGCTGCTTACCCAGAGAGCAAAGGGTGTGTGCTCACTGTGAGACAGGAGAGATCGAGACAGAGACGCACTTCCTCCTTCATTGTCATAAATACATATCAATAAGAAACCTCTACTTCAACAAACTCACCAACTTAATAAAGAACTTTACAGCCATTAGTGAAACAGAGCAAATAAAGATAATACTAGGAGAGGGACAGACAGCAGCACTGGCTGCGAGATACGTGTGGACGTGCCACAGCCTGAGAGACAGCAGGTGCATGTGTGTAATGAGTGTAATATGTGTATTACGTCTGACCTCAGTGTGTTTCCCTACTGTCTACCACAGTGACCCtgagcctgtgtgtgtttgtgttaaacactgtggtatgaaatgttcacataataatttcttatttgttacactgtttatttaaatttatattgttataaggtttttattctattattttgatcttttcattgttattatatttctccacatatatttcaagctttggcaatattgtattttttacagtcatgccaataaagcaatattgaattgaattgaattgaattgaattgaattgaattgaattgaattgaattgacagacagacagacagacacagacagacaggcagagacacacacacacagacagacagagacagacaggcagacacacacacacacacacacacacacacacacacacagatagacagacagacagacagacacacacgcacagacagagacagacagacagacacacacacacacacacacacacacacacacagagacagacagacagacacacacacacacacacacacacacacacacacagacagacagacagacagacagagacagacacacacacacacagagacagagacagacaggcagagacacacacacacacacacacacacacacacacagacagacagacagacagagacagagacagacagacacacacacacacacacacacacacacacacacacacacacacacacagacagacagacagacagacagacagagagacagacagacagacacacacacacacacaca includes:
- the bmpr1bb gene encoding bone morphogenetic protein receptor, type IBb, whose translation is MPWFHARVSGMELQVWTSLLCLLWLLSSAQANVLESMLQRNSGKVTAGGSKESSGSATPLIPERMLLCHCYHHCPEDSTNNTCRTDGYCFTMVEEEEGGSPVLTSGCLGLVGSEFQCRDTGNARLRRILECCTDQDFCNRDLHPTLPPLKRPDHDSRIHHIALSSSMGVCFILLVASIIYCYRRYQRQGMRARYSMGLEQDETFIPAGESLKDLIEQSQSSGSGSGLPLLVQRTIAKQIQMVKQIGKGRYGEVWMGRWRGERVAVKVFFTTEEASWFRETEIYQTVLMRHENILGFIAADIKGTGSWTQLYLITDYHENGSLYDYLKSTTLDTKALLRLAYSAVSGLCHLHTEIFGTQGKPAIAHRDLKSKNILVKKNGTCCIADLGLAVKFISDTNEVDIPLNTRVGTKRYMPPEVLDESLNSCHFQSYIMADMYSFGLILWEMARRCVSGGIVEEYQLPYHDLVPTDPSYEDMREVVCIKRQRPSFPNRWSSDECLRQMGKLMTECWAHNPASRLTALRVKKTLAKMSESQDIKL